Genomic window (Primulina eburnea isolate SZY01 chromosome 8, ASM2296580v1, whole genome shotgun sequence):
GCCCAAATCATGTATTAAAAGTTCAATTACCTGCCGCTGAAGTTCTTTCGACTCTTCCGGGTTGCTCCTATATGGTGGTCGGTTTGGCAAGGCACTTAtgggcaccaaatcaatttgatGTTCAGTTCCTTTTAATGATCCTCCAACTGGGGCATCTCATCATCACCCTCGACCTCCTCCTCACTTTCAGACTCAAAATCCCCAATAACATTCATAGTCATCACTCTTTGTTTGGACATTGGCTAGCAATATGGTCAACTCTTTAAGACCTAAAACATTAATATCTCTAGAACGATTAGTAGGAGTTTCAAATTTACCTTGCACTATCTGCTTAGGCGCCTCTTGCTTGATTTCAGTTTTGGACTTGGTCACCACCTTGCCTTCTTCACATTTTGCAACATTTGGACACCAAGAAGTTGATGAACTTCCCacttgattggtgcggccaactcttCTCCTCTTGAGTTGCTGCTCTACTTTGATCGCCGTTTGCATCATCTCATCTAAATCCAAGTAGTGTCTAAGCTATACTTGGTCTTGAATTTCTCTGTTCAAACCACatagaaaacgagccatagtagCCTCATTGTCCTCCTCTATGTTAGTTATACAATGCTATTTCCAACTCCTTATGGTAATCCTCGACACTCTTAGGACCCTGCCTCAAACTCTGCAACTTCTTAAACATCTCACAGTAATGATGGTTGGGTCGTTATTGGGATGCTTTGGTGGGAAAAAGGATTAAATATAATCAAAGGGTTGTGTATTTGTGGAAGTTTGTGGATGTCTCCTTTTAATTAAATCTAATATCCCCTAGTTTTGATGAAGATATGTTTAAATATTTACGACCCAATCTAATAATTTTTCAGGAAGTATGTGGGTGATTTCTCCTATTCTATCAGACTTGATCATTGTTTATCTTCTACATACAATCATTATACTACTTGTTGCTATATGGATGTCATTATTTGATCAGCTTTAACATTATTGACATTGTGTTGTAGTTTTTGTATTCTTTTTTTTTGTGTGGAATTTAATGAAGTTGGCCTAGTTCAATTTTCTTGCATGGTGTCCTTTGGGAACAATTCAAAATTTGTCCTTTGGTTTTGCAGTTTGATATGTGAATGATTCCTGATTGCTAACTGTTACCATATTAAGTTTCCATTTTTCTTTATTTCCATTGTTTATTTAGCCATATTACCCTCGCAACGGgatgaaattttttttgttggaaCCCACACTGTTGTATGGAAATGGAATTTGTTGTTAGCTAAACATTCACATGATTTGTATATATTTTGTATCAAGAAATTGATAGTTTACTTGTCGTTGTGGGTTTCATTAACTCTTTACAACTTGTTTATGTGAAGTCATTCTGATGTTGAATCTGAAATAGATGTGTTTCCTTTTCTGTTTGCAGGTGGACAGACTAGTATTAGGTAATTCTGAGCACCCTGAAGCTGTAGAACTTATTTTCCTGATGTAGGAGTTGTGGAAGTTTATTGTACGATTCACAAGCTATTAATTTCTATGTTTCAGTTTCCTTCTGATCTTacctattttattttcaaacatTTTTCGAGTGAAATTCTGCTTTAATGACTGAGACAGTGAAGGCATGCCTTAGGCATGATGTCTCCATTTGGAGGAAATTAAGAAAGAATACTCACAATTGATTAAATGAAATTTGCCATCTTCGCTAAAGATTTACTGAAAAGTTACACTTCTTATTATAATTATACCCCTCCATACTCACAATGGCAATACTGTGGATATTCATTCTGAATATTGAAAGTCACtcaattttctttatcattaaCTTAAACcaattttctttattattaACTTAAACAATGCATTCAACTTAATGTATTCAGTCATATATCACACATAATGAACTTACTGATATAAATCAAACTATTGTTGACTGCTCACAGTGGGGCTTTGGAGTTGAAGTTCACCATCTTTAAGAAAGTCCAAtgctatttttgttattttttgagATTTTGTTCGAATTTCTATAGAATGCTGatatgataaataattaaatgataTATCGTGATTGTGTATTGAAGATATGAAATggcacaatttttgaaaaaagtaGAGAGAAAAGTGTCATCTTGTGTGGTAAATACTTGTGTTTTGATACGTGATTTGAAAGGGAAGTGATTGttttgattgaagattttgaAGATAAACTTGACTGAAATTACAATTTGCAAATATTATTGGTCAATCGTGTGTTCTGCTTTTCCGTATAGATAATTCGAGCCAAGTGCCGCCTTATAtttcctttttatttattttcttttctcaGTACATGGCAATAGCTGTTCATCACTTTTACGCTCTAAATTCTATGACTCGAGTTGTTTCTTTACAATGTTTTATCTGTGCTTCAAGATTGTTGGGATCTGTCCACACTGAAAAAGAAAATGGTGTGAGCATTCAGCATTTGTTCTACTGATTACTATGTTGGACTCATGGGATAACCGTAGCTTCCATATTACAGAGTTGCTTGCATCTCGACTATCTTCAGATATGAGTTTCTTTTTGAGACTTTGGGTACTTCCATCGAGCACAGGATAAAATAGAAACAGAATTATTGTCACCCCCCTAGATTTGCTTCAAACTTGTTCTTTTTTCTGTGTTAAAGCAAGCTGGTttctgaaattttttatttttttaagtgcAACTTTGCTAGTTCCTATTGTAGTCTAATTATATGGTCATAAGTGTTCAAAGAGTTCTTTCACATCTCCGAAGATTATCAGCAACTTGAACTCATGTTGCATATGATTATCTTCTTTTGCTTGCTTTTCATAGATGAAATCTGTTGCATGGTTCATTCATGTCTTTTGTTCCCAGGCCTTACTGGAGGTGCTACTTTCCCAATACTCAAGCCATTATATATGTTGTTGATTCAAGTGATACTGATAGGCTTGTGGTTGCAAAAGAGGAATTTCACGCGACATTGGAGGTGCTCTTGCTTTTGTTCATCTCTATCATTAACCATATTGGAAATGCTTAATTTTGTATCAATGTATGAAGTTGCCAAGCTCTGCTTCTTGATCACAGGAATCAGAAAGAGAAACGGCGCTGTTTATGTTTGCTCTAATATGAGTCTTGTCATGAAATTGCCAAGCTCTGCTTCTTTACCTGAGCTTTGGTTATATACTTGATCTGTGATCTCTTATTCTACCATTAACCTGTAATACTATGGTTTCCTTTCAGGAGGAAGAGCTGAAAGGTGCTGTCGTCCTTGTGTTTGCAAACAAACAGGTTTGCTTAATTGAGCAGCACATTTGTGCTTTTAAAGTTTGAATCCACTTTGTGCTTGATGCATCATGTAAATATGCATACAGCTGCACTCCATTTTTTATGCAAAGAAACTACAAAAAAGTTACATTTTACAGGATCTCCCTGGGGCACTTGATGATGCATCTGTAACTGAGGCCTTAGAGttgcacaaaataaagaatcgtCAATGGGCTATTTTTAAAGCATCTGCAATAAAAGGAGAGGGCCTCTTCGAGGGCTTGGACTGGTAAAATCAATTAACACCTTCGGTTCTTGATGTTTCcc
Coding sequences:
- the LOC140839393 gene encoding ADP-ribosylation factor 1-like translates to MGIAFTRLFSSLFGNKEARILVLGLDNAGKTTILYRLQMGEVVSTIPTIGFNVETVQYNNIKFQVWDLGGQTSIRPYWRCYFPNTQAIIYVVDSSDTDRLVVAKEEFHATLEEEELKGAVVLVFANKQDLPGALDDASVTEALELHKIKNRQWAIFKASAIKGEGLFEGLDWLSNTLKAGGG